TTGGCTGGTGCAATAACTCAAAGAGTTAATTTAAATGTAGAGTATTCAGATATAGCAGAAGGAGAAGTATCATTACCACCAATTACGTTGAGACAACAAGATATGAAAGAAGAATATTCAGTACAAATAGCAAAAACTGCCAATCTATATTTCAATTATGCAACTCATAAAAGCGGCCCCGATGAAGTAATGGAAAAAATGAAAAATGCAGCAAAGGATGCCTTTGAAGATGTAATAGGGTATTTGAAGGGACAATATCAAACATTCTGTGAAAAGAGTGGATTCCCACAGAAAGAGTTACCATGGAAAGCAAGAGTAATGTCTTATCAAGAATTATATGAAAAAGTAAAAGCAGAAATGGGAGACGATCTAGATAAGGCCATAAAAGAATTGGAAGCAGAATTATTAAAGGATGAAACTCTAGATGATAGAGATTTCAGTCTTAAGTTAGTATCAGAAGTGCATAGTATGTGGTCGGATAAAGATCCAGTAATAATAGTATATTTCGCACCACCATATTATCCACATATATATGTAGAGGGGTCAGAAGGCAAAGAGAAAAAATTATTAGAGTCAGTGGATAAAGCAGTAAATGCAATGGATGTAGAATATAATATAGTTCACAAAAAATTCTATCCATATATATCAGATTTAAGTTATGCATCGGCACCAAAGGATGACAGTGTAATAGCCGCATTAAAAAACAATATGCCGGCGTTTGGAGTGAAATATGATTTACCATTGGAAGATATGCAAAAATTAAATTTACCAGTAGTTAATATAGGACCATTTGGTAAAGATGCACATAAATTTACTGAAAGATTAGAGAGAAGATATTCCTATGAAATAGCTCCTAAACTTGTATATGATACTATAATGAATCTTTTAGGATAATAAAAAACTATAGTCTTTAAGAAAACAACTAAAAATAGCTAAAATTAATTTTAGCTATTTTTAGTTGAAATAAAATACTAAGGAGGAAGTATTTATATGGATGCATTTTTAAACATTGTTGCAAAGGTTACATCATGGATTTGGGGAATACCTATGTTATTATTATTAGGATTAGGTGGAATTATTTTATCAGCAAGATTAGGATTTTTTCAAGTAAGGTATGCGCCCTATATTTTAAAACAGACCTTTGGTAAGATGTTTAGTAAACC
This is a stretch of genomic DNA from Clostridiisalibacter paucivorans DSM 22131. It encodes these proteins:
- a CDS encoding M20/M25/M40 family metallo-hydrolase, which codes for MDKGLAKKIENLNVELTKVLSVVGTKTELDISKKVYDEFMKMDYYKKHPELVKYVDFKNDKLERQSVVATLKGEKGNSKKTIVLIAHIDTVGISDYGKLKEYATKPEELAEKLKTVTLPEDARKDLESGDWLFGRGIFDMKCGVATFMVLIEYLSERIDEFEGNLVFAAVGDEEGNSGGMLSVVPELVKMEEEEGFEYLAVIDNDYSAERYEGDDSKYVYIGTVGKLMPSFYVVGKETHVGEPFKGLDPNQLAGAITQRVNLNVEYSDIAEGEVSLPPITLRQQDMKEEYSVQIAKTANLYFNYATHKSGPDEVMEKMKNAAKDAFEDVIGYLKGQYQTFCEKSGFPQKELPWKARVMSYQELYEKVKAEMGDDLDKAIKELEAELLKDETLDDRDFSLKLVSEVHSMWSDKDPVIIVYFAPPYYPHIYVEGSEGKEKKLLESVDKAVNAMDVEYNIVHKKFYPYISDLSYASAPKDDSVIAALKNNMPAFGVKYDLPLEDMQKLNLPVVNIGPFGKDAHKFTERLERRYSYEIAPKLVYDTIMNLLG